In Sphingobium sp. Z007, one DNA window encodes the following:
- a CDS encoding acyl carrier protein gives MTDRTDIFDTIAAQIAPFNKKGVDLTEATTFAGDLEWDSLTVMDFVAAIEDEFDIIITMNMQAEIETVGQLVDAVAKLKG, from the coding sequence ATGACGGATCGCACCGATATTTTCGACACTATCGCGGCCCAGATCGCGCCCTTCAACAAAAAGGGCGTCGACCTGACCGAAGCCACCACCTTTGCTGGCGACCTGGAATGGGACAGCCTGACGGTGATGGATTTCGTCGCGGCGATCGAGGATGAGTTCGACATCATCATCACCATGAACATGCAGGCCGAAATCGAGACCGTCGGCCAGTTGGTGGACGCGGTCGCCAAGCTGAAGGGCTAA
- a CDS encoding ETC complex I subunit, with protein sequence MSARIYQIQKNALQSGKALTHKWVLEYAPAEAKRADPLTGWAGSGDTQQQLKLSFPSQEAAVAYAQKQGVAYTVITTPPKTLKLQAYADNFR encoded by the coding sequence ATGAGCGCGCGCATTTACCAGATCCAGAAAAACGCCCTCCAGTCCGGCAAGGCGCTGACCCATAAATGGGTGCTGGAATATGCGCCCGCCGAAGCCAAGCGGGCCGATCCGCTGACCGGCTGGGCCGGTTCGGGCGATACGCAGCAGCAGTTGAAGCTCAGCTTCCCTTCGCAGGAAGCGGCGGTCGCCTATGCACAAAAGCAGGGCGTTGCCTATACCGTCATCACGACGCCGCCCAAGACGCTGAAATTGCAGGCCTACGCCGATAATTTCCGCTAA
- the hrpB gene encoding ATP-dependent helicase HrpB: protein MNNLPIHDVLPDLLAALRAGSNAVLVAPPGAGKTTAVAPALLGEPWCSGQVLLLSPRRLAARAAAERIAEMMGEQPGGTVGYATRMDSKVSAKTRLLVLTEGIFVRRIQDDPELSGVSAVLFDEVHERSLDSDFGLALALDAQGALRPDLRIVPMSATLDGARFANLLDGAPVIESEGRIQPLALRHIGRAAKKKIEDEMAAAIRQALSEEAEGDLLAFLPGVREIERTAERIEGIAEVHMLHGSLDPGAQRAAIRPSRSGARKVILATSIAETSLTIDGVRIVVDSGLARRPRYDRAAGVTRLVTERASQASATQRAGRAARQRPGVAYRLWEAAASAGMVPFDPPEILESDLSSLLLDCALWGVSDPGALRWLDPPPAAAVEEARRRLTVLEALDADGRITAHGKALATLPLSPRIAHMLVRAGEMGLAEVAAEVAVLLGERGVGGQDTDLTLRRQRWRRESGKRADAARGLARRWAKLVKRGPGDGGGDRAVGLCLALAFPDRVAKRRSADGADWASVGGRGFRLDPLSPLAREDWLAVGEVQGSAAGARILSAAPIGENEVIALFGSRIAEQRTVKFRPANGGIEALRERRLGAVRLSSGSDDRPDPDAVVAALIEGVRQGGIDLLPWSEAAQSLRMRGGFAGIDALSDVALIATLDDWLPPLLAGKRRLSDIDRSQLSGVLEGLIGWDGKQQLDRLAPPDFRSPAGSSHAIDYAAEGGPRVELRVQALFGLAEHPTVGSQRIPLVLSLTSPAGRPIQTTRDLPGFWAGNWRDVAKEMRGRYPRHPWPDDPAGASATLRTKNADAREHGPRKS from the coding sequence ATGAACAACCTGCCGATCCATGATGTGCTGCCCGACCTGCTCGCCGCGTTGCGCGCGGGCAGCAACGCCGTGCTGGTCGCGCCGCCGGGCGCGGGCAAGACAACGGCGGTCGCGCCGGCGTTGCTGGGCGAACCCTGGTGCAGCGGCCAGGTGCTGCTGCTGTCGCCGCGGCGGCTGGCGGCGCGGGCGGCGGCGGAGCGGATCGCCGAGATGATGGGCGAGCAGCCGGGCGGCACGGTTGGCTATGCGACGCGGATGGACAGCAAGGTCAGCGCGAAGACGCGGCTGCTGGTGCTGACCGAGGGTATTTTCGTGCGGCGGATACAGGACGACCCGGAACTGTCCGGCGTGTCGGCGGTGCTGTTCGACGAAGTGCATGAGCGCAGCCTGGACAGCGATTTCGGGCTGGCGCTGGCATTGGATGCGCAGGGCGCACTGCGGCCGGATTTGCGGATCGTGCCAATGTCGGCGACGTTGGACGGGGCGCGTTTTGCGAACCTGCTCGATGGCGCGCCGGTGATCGAGAGCGAAGGGCGCATCCAGCCGCTGGCGTTGCGCCATATCGGGCGCGCGGCGAAAAAGAAGATCGAGGACGAAATGGCGGCGGCGATCCGCCAGGCATTGAGCGAAGAGGCGGAGGGCGACCTGCTCGCCTTCCTGCCCGGTGTGCGGGAGATCGAACGGACGGCGGAGCGGATCGAGGGCATCGCTGAGGTGCATATGCTGCACGGATCGCTTGATCCCGGCGCGCAGCGGGCCGCGATCCGGCCTTCCCGCTCCGGCGCGCGAAAGGTCATTCTCGCGACCAGCATCGCGGAAACCAGCCTGACCATCGATGGCGTGCGGATCGTGGTGGACAGCGGCCTCGCGCGGCGACCGCGCTACGATCGGGCGGCGGGGGTGACGCGACTGGTGACGGAGCGGGCGAGCCAGGCGTCGGCGACCCAGCGCGCGGGGCGTGCGGCGCGGCAGCGGCCCGGCGTCGCCTATCGGCTGTGGGAAGCGGCGGCGAGCGCGGGGATGGTGCCGTTCGACCCGCCGGAGATTTTGGAGAGCGACCTGTCCAGCCTGCTGCTCGATTGCGCGCTGTGGGGGGTGAGCGATCCCGGGGCGCTGCGCTGGCTCGACCCGCCGCCCGCGGCGGCGGTTGAGGAAGCCCGCAGGCGGCTGACCGTGCTGGAGGCGCTGGATGCGGACGGACGGATCACGGCGCATGGCAAGGCGCTGGCGACGCTGCCATTGTCCCCGCGCATCGCTCATATGCTGGTCCGGGCGGGCGAGATGGGGCTGGCGGAGGTGGCGGCCGAGGTCGCCGTGCTGCTGGGCGAGCGCGGGGTTGGCGGGCAGGACACCGACCTGACGCTGCGGCGGCAGCGCTGGCGGCGGGAAAGCGGCAAGCGGGCGGACGCGGCGCGGGGGTTGGCGCGGCGCTGGGCGAAGCTGGTGAAGCGAGGGCCAGGCGATGGCGGCGGCGACCGTGCGGTCGGTCTGTGCCTTGCCCTCGCCTTCCCCGATCGCGTCGCCAAGCGCCGGTCCGCCGATGGCGCGGATTGGGCGAGCGTGGGCGGGCGCGGCTTCCGGCTTGATCCGCTGTCGCCGCTGGCGCGCGAGGACTGGTTGGCAGTCGGCGAAGTGCAGGGTAGCGCCGCGGGCGCGCGCATATTGTCCGCCGCGCCGATCGGCGAGAACGAGGTGATCGCCCTGTTCGGTTCGCGCATCGCCGAGCAGCGCACGGTCAAGTTCCGCCCGGCCAATGGCGGGATCGAGGCGTTGCGCGAGCGGCGGCTTGGCGCGGTGCGGCTGTCGTCCGGGTCCGACGACAGGCCCGACCCGGACGCCGTGGTCGCCGCGCTGATCGAAGGCGTGCGACAGGGCGGCATCGACCTGCTCCCCTGGTCGGAGGCGGCGCAGTCATTGCGGATGCGCGGCGGCTTTGCCGGGATCGACGCGCTGTCCGACGTCGCGTTGATCGCGACGCTGGACGATTGGTTGCCGCCGCTGCTGGCGGGGAAGCGGCGCTTGTCGGATATCGACCGGTCGCAGCTGTCGGGCGTGCTGGAGGGGCTGATCGGCTGGGACGGCAAGCAACAGCTCGACCGGCTCGCCCCCCCGGATTTTCGCTCGCCCGCCGGGAGCAGCCATGCGATCGACTATGCGGCCGAGGGTGGACCGCGGGTCGAGTTGCGGGTGCAGGCCCTGTTCGGCTTGGCCGAACATCCGACGGTGGGCAGCCAGCGGATTCCGCTCGTCCTGTCGCTGACATCGCCCGCCGGACGGCCGATCCAGACGACGCGCGACCTGCCCGGCTTCTGGGCGGGCAACTGGCGCGACGTCGCCAAGGAGATGCGCGGCCGCTATCCACGGCATCCCTGGCCCGACGATCCGGCGGGAGCCAGCGCGACATTGCGCACCAAAAATGCCGATGCCAGGGAACATGGCCCGCGGAAGTCTTGA
- a CDS encoding TSUP family transporter — protein sequence MILSPETIAFLMAAATMAGCIDAMAGGGGLITLPALLAAGIPPVQAVATNKLQSCFGTFGACVAYARRGHMDLKTYRAPIIAAFVGSVGGAWLLQRVDPSILAGLMPALLVAMAAYFTFSPKLGDADRHARVGMAGLTGLVGVVGFYDGFFGPGAGAFYTTILLALGGLSILRATAQTKAANFASNVAGLLTMVAGGHVIWIAGLCMAVGSLVGGQIGSHLAMRFGSRLIKPLLIVMSLALTAKMLLDPKNPIHIYLFS from the coding sequence ATGATCCTTTCGCCCGAAACCATCGCCTTCCTCATGGCCGCAGCAACGATGGCGGGGTGCATTGACGCTATGGCGGGCGGCGGTGGGCTTATCACCCTGCCCGCCTTGCTGGCCGCCGGCATACCGCCGGTGCAGGCGGTGGCCACCAACAAGCTGCAAAGCTGTTTCGGCACGTTCGGCGCCTGCGTCGCCTATGCGCGGCGCGGGCATATGGATTTGAAGACCTACAGAGCGCCGATTATCGCCGCCTTTGTCGGCTCTGTCGGCGGGGCTTGGCTGCTGCAGCGGGTCGATCCGTCTATCCTGGCGGGGCTTATGCCCGCTTTGCTGGTGGCGATGGCGGCCTATTTCACCTTCTCGCCCAAGCTGGGCGACGCTGATCGCCATGCGCGAGTCGGCATGGCGGGCCTGACCGGGCTGGTGGGTGTCGTGGGCTTTTACGACGGTTTTTTTGGTCCGGGTGCAGGCGCTTTCTACACCACCATATTGTTGGCGCTGGGCGGCCTGTCGATCCTGCGCGCGACCGCCCAGACCAAGGCAGCCAATTTCGCGAGCAATGTCGCGGGCCTGCTGACGATGGTCGCGGGTGGGCACGTCATCTGGATCGCCGGGCTTTGCATGGCGGTGGGTAGTTTGGTCGGCGGGCAGATCGGGTCGCATCTGGCGATGCGCTTCGGGTCGCGGCTCATCAAGCCGCTGCTGATCGTCATGTCGCTGGCATTGACCGCCAAGATGCTGCTGGACCCGAAAAACCCGATCCACATCTATCTGTTTAGCTGA
- a CDS encoding polyprenyl synthetase family protein, with translation MTAPAPGNVHSIGRATAAPSLAPIMALVADGMNQVNAVILDRMQSRIPLIPELAGHLIAGGGKRLRPMLTLACADLVGYAGSRHYKLSAAVEFIHTATLLHDDVVDGSGLRRGRKTANIIWGNSASVLVGDFLFSRSFELMVEAESLKVLKILANASAVIAEGEVNQLTAQRKIDTSEQQYLDIIGAKTAALFAAACRISAVVADRDEAEEQALDVYGRNLGIAFQLIDDAIDYESDGATMGKDAGDDFRDGKVTLPVILAYARGSEADRAFWKAAIAGHKISDEDLAHATQLLRQTGAIADTLARARHYGQRAIDALGRFDAGKAKAALTEAVEFAIARAY, from the coding sequence ATGACAGCACCCGCCCCCGGTAACGTCCACTCGATCGGCCGCGCCACAGCCGCGCCGTCGCTCGCCCCCATCATGGCGCTGGTCGCCGACGGCATGAACCAGGTCAATGCCGTGATCCTGGACCGGATGCAGTCGCGCATCCCGCTGATCCCGGAACTGGCGGGGCATCTGATCGCGGGCGGCGGCAAAAGGCTGCGGCCGATGCTGACACTCGCCTGCGCCGACTTGGTCGGCTATGCCGGATCGCGTCATTACAAGCTGTCCGCCGCGGTCGAGTTCATCCATACCGCCACGCTGCTGCACGATGACGTGGTCGATGGGTCGGGGCTTCGGCGGGGGCGCAAGACCGCCAACATCATCTGGGGCAACAGCGCCAGCGTGCTGGTGGGCGACTTCCTCTTCTCCCGCTCGTTCGAGCTGATGGTGGAAGCCGAGTCGCTCAAGGTCTTGAAGATCCTGGCGAACGCATCGGCGGTGATCGCGGAAGGCGAGGTCAACCAGCTGACCGCCCAGCGCAAGATCGACACCAGCGAACAACAATATCTGGATATCATCGGTGCCAAGACCGCCGCTTTGTTCGCCGCCGCCTGCCGCATTTCCGCCGTGGTCGCCGACCGCGACGAGGCGGAGGAGCAGGCGCTGGACGTCTATGGCCGCAATCTTGGGATCGCCTTCCAACTGATCGACGACGCGATCGACTATGAATCGGACGGCGCGACCATGGGCAAGGATGCAGGCGACGATTTCCGCGACGGCAAGGTGACGTTGCCGGTGATCCTGGCCTATGCGCGCGGGTCCGAAGCGGATCGCGCCTTCTGGAAAGCAGCGATCGCGGGGCACAAGATCAGCGACGAGGATCTGGCCCATGCGACGCAGTTGCTGCGCCAGACCGGGGCGATCGCGGACACGCTGGCGCGGGCGCGCCATTATGGGCAACGGGCGATCGACGCGCTGGGGCGCTTTGATGCCGGCAAGGCGAAAGCGGCCCTTACCGAAGCGGTCGAGTTCGCTATAGCGCGGGCCTATTGA
- a CDS encoding chorismate mutase: MDETLNRYRESIDNIDAALVFMLAERFKITQAVGEHKATHDLPPADPGREERQITRLRQLALDAKLDPDFTEKFLRFIIDEVIRHHEQLREG, translated from the coding sequence GTGGACGAGACTTTGAACCGCTATCGCGAAAGCATCGACAATATCGACGCGGCGCTGGTGTTCATGCTGGCCGAGCGTTTCAAGATCACCCAGGCCGTCGGCGAGCATAAGGCGACGCACGACCTGCCGCCCGCCGACCCCGGCCGGGAAGAGCGCCAGATCACCCGCCTGCGCCAATTGGCGCTCGACGCGAAGCTCGACCCCGACTTCACCGAAAAATTCCTGCGCTTCATCATCGACGAAGTGATCCGTCACCATGAGCAGTTGCGCGAGGGGTAG
- a CDS encoding DMT family transporter has product MFGIVASILFVLIWSTGFIVARAVVPHGAPELILAVRLTATTLLLGGAALYARQGWPRRRRLGLHLAAGAMLHGLYLTVSWWAVSRGMPAGIMSLLGATQPLMVAVASVALLGERLPGRNWAGLAIAIGGVVCVLLPALERSGAGSVGLVPVVAGVIAVIAMTGGTLIQRGQIAGDPILMSGAAQNLGGALVAIAATLIVGEYRWDNDPVLWIGLTWSVLGLSAAGLSLLVWLVRHQGPTRMSMLLLLVPPLAAIEAWLLFGERLGPVQLVGFALALGGVLLGRSQGKKVVELVEPA; this is encoded by the coding sequence ATGTTCGGTATCGTCGCGTCCATCCTGTTCGTCCTGATTTGGTCCACCGGCTTCATCGTCGCGCGGGCGGTGGTGCCGCATGGGGCGCCCGAGTTGATTCTGGCGGTGCGGCTGACCGCAACGACGCTGCTGTTGGGCGGGGCGGCGCTGTATGCGCGACAGGGATGGCCGCGGCGTCGGCGGTTGGGGCTGCATCTGGCGGCGGGGGCAATGCTGCATGGGCTGTATCTGACCGTCAGTTGGTGGGCGGTAAGCCGCGGGATGCCGGCCGGGATCATGTCGCTGCTGGGCGCGACCCAGCCGCTGATGGTGGCGGTGGCCAGCGTCGCTTTGCTGGGCGAGCGATTGCCGGGGCGTAACTGGGCGGGGCTGGCCATCGCAATCGGCGGGGTGGTGTGCGTGCTGCTGCCCGCGCTGGAGCGCAGCGGCGCAGGGTCGGTCGGTTTGGTCCCGGTGGTGGCGGGGGTGATCGCGGTCATCGCCATGACCGGCGGGACGCTGATCCAGCGCGGGCAGATTGCAGGCGACCCGATTTTGATGTCGGGCGCGGCGCAGAATCTGGGCGGCGCGCTGGTGGCGATCGCCGCGACGCTGATCGTGGGCGAATATCGCTGGGACAATGATCCTGTGCTGTGGATTGGCCTCACCTGGTCGGTGCTGGGGCTGTCGGCGGCGGGGCTGTCGCTGCTGGTGTGGCTGGTGCGGCATCAGGGGCCGACGCGCATGTCGATGCTGTTGCTGCTGGTCCCGCCGCTGGCCGCGATCGAGGCGTGGTTGCTGTTCGGGGAGCGGTTGGGGCCGGTGCAGCTTGTCGGGTTTGCGCTGGCGCTGGGCGGTGTGCTGCTGGGGCGATCGCAGGGGAAAAAGGTGGTCGAATTGGTGGAACCGGCCTGA
- a CDS encoding heme exporter protein CcmB → MRLLWLLAARDLRQAWASAGLWLPVAFLLLVASLYPFAVGPDAALLARTGGGMLWIAALLASLLPVDRLVAPDRDSGVLDQIALRGIGEELVVIARLAAHWVGFGPPLMIATLPAAALLKLDGATIVKLELGLLIGTPALAALGLLVATLTAGLRSSGALAGLLALPLAVPLLIFGAGTLGDGSGAALKFLGAASLLLVAITPFAGGAAIRAGRE, encoded by the coding sequence ATGAGGCTGTTGTGGCTGCTCGCCGCGCGGGATTTGCGCCAGGCCTGGGCGTCGGCGGGACTGTGGCTGCCGGTCGCCTTCCTGCTGCTGGTGGCCAGCCTCTATCCCTTTGCGGTCGGGCCGGATGCGGCGCTGCTGGCGCGGACCGGGGGCGGGATGCTGTGGATCGCGGCTTTGCTCGCTAGCCTGCTGCCGGTCGATCGCTTGGTCGCGCCGGATCGCGACAGCGGCGTGCTGGACCAGATCGCGCTGCGCGGCATCGGCGAAGAGTTGGTGGTGATCGCGCGTCTGGCGGCGCATTGGGTGGGCTTTGGCCCGCCGCTGATGATCGCCACTCTGCCCGCCGCGGCGCTGCTGAAGCTGGACGGCGCGACGATCGTGAAGCTGGAGCTTGGCCTGTTGATCGGCACGCCCGCGCTGGCGGCGTTGGGGCTGCTGGTGGCGACGCTGACAGCGGGATTGCGGTCGAGCGGGGCGCTGGCCGGGTTGCTGGCGCTGCCGCTGGCGGTGCCGCTGCTGATCTTTGGCGCGGGGACGTTGGGGGACGGCAGCGGCGCGGCCTTGAAATTCCTAGGGGCGGCGTCGCTGCTGCTGGTGGCGATCACGCCGTTCGCGGGTGGCGCGGCGATCCGGGCGGGGCGGGAATAG
- the ccmA gene encoding heme ABC exporter ATP-binding protein CcmA, with protein sequence MTGAALRLEGLACLRGGRMLFRGVNLTLAAGGGALLTGPNGVGKSSLLRVVAGLLPAFAGSVERTGGIALTDERLALDTDLPLARALDFWAKLDRADGHAAAAALEAMALTPLADVPVRMLSTGQRKRAMLARVIASGAAIWLLDEPGNGLDTASTALLGAAVAKHLAAGGIVVAASHQPLPIDAPVLIALGDYQADAA encoded by the coding sequence ATGACTGGGGCGGCGCTGCGCCTGGAGGGGCTGGCCTGCCTGCGCGGCGGACGGATGCTCTTCAGGGGCGTGAACCTGACGCTGGCGGCGGGCGGCGGGGCGTTGCTGACCGGTCCCAATGGCGTGGGCAAGTCGAGCCTGTTGCGGGTCGTGGCCGGGCTTCTCCCCGCCTTTGCCGGGTCGGTCGAGCGAACGGGCGGTATCGCGCTGACTGACGAGCGGCTGGCGCTGGATACCGACCTGCCTCTGGCCCGCGCGCTGGATTTCTGGGCGAAGCTGGATCGGGCCGATGGCCATGCGGCGGCGGCGGCGTTGGAGGCGATGGCGCTGACGCCGCTGGCCGATGTGCCGGTGCGGATGCTGTCGACCGGGCAGCGCAAGCGGGCGATGCTGGCGCGGGTGATCGCCAGCGGGGCGGCGATCTGGCTGCTGGACGAGCCGGGCAACGGGCTGGACACGGCGTCCACGGCTTTGCTGGGCGCGGCGGTGGCCAAGCATCTGGCCGCGGGCGGGATCGTGGTTGCGGCATCGCACCAGCCGCTGCCGATCGATGCGCCAGTGCTGATCGCGCTCGGCGATTATCAGGCGGATGCGGCATGA
- a CDS encoding metallopeptidase family protein, producing MSHPGQPPRLAPTRQEIEMLALEALSRLPDPFDAHLSDVVLFVEEFAPADILKEMEIDDPFGLTGLYSGRPVGQEAQTGDVPPTVHLFRRPLLDEWVETGVPLDALITHVVVHEIGHHFGLSDIDMHVLEDMVAS from the coding sequence ATGTCGCACCCCGGTCAACCGCCCCGCCTCGCCCCGACCCGTCAAGAGATCGAGATGCTAGCGCTGGAGGCGCTCAGTCGCCTGCCCGACCCATTCGACGCGCACCTATCCGACGTCGTGCTGTTCGTGGAGGAATTTGCGCCCGCCGACATCTTAAAGGAAATGGAGATTGACGATCCGTTCGGGCTGACCGGCCTGTATAGCGGCCGTCCCGTGGGGCAGGAGGCGCAGACGGGGGACGTACCGCCCACCGTCCATCTCTTCCGCCGGCCGCTGCTGGATGAATGGGTCGAAACCGGCGTGCCGCTCGACGCGCTCATCACCCATGTCGTGGTGCATGAGATCGGCCATCATTTCGGCCTGTCCGACATCGACATGCATGTGCTGGAGGATATGGTCGCTTCATGA
- a CDS encoding 4a-hydroxytetrahydrobiopterin dehydratase translates to MIGKLSDEDRAVALADLPQWTAVGEPDGISRRFTFTDFVGAFGFMTQVAILAEKADHHPEWSNVYNRVDIVLITHDAGGLSQRDIDLAHAIDALAD, encoded by the coding sequence ATGATTGGTAAACTGAGCGATGAGGATCGCGCCGTCGCGCTGGCGGACCTGCCGCAATGGACGGCCGTGGGCGAGCCGGACGGGATATCGCGCCGCTTCACCTTCACCGATTTCGTCGGCGCCTTCGGCTTCATGACGCAGGTGGCGATCCTGGCCGAAAAGGCGGATCATCATCCCGAATGGTCGAACGTCTATAACCGGGTGGACATCGTCCTCATCACCCACGACGCCGGCGGCCTGTCGCAACGCGACATCGACCTCGCCCACGCGATCGACGCGCTGGCGGATTAG
- a CDS encoding patatin-like protein: MKERELRLALVCYGGISLAIYMHGITKEVWHLARASRAFHEGASPGNGSESVYHRLLAAMEAASGVRLRVMPDIIAGASAGGINGIFLAQAIETGQSLEPLTTMWLDNADVDRLLDPDARPARAMTKFWATPLVWMAARRPGDAVERTVAPDTREEVRMKLSRFIRSRWFEPPFGGEIFSTMLIDAFDAMAATGNGPALLPDGHPLDLFVTVTDFEGHPQSLNLNSPAQVIETEHRLSIGFKARGRGQRPFADPAELVFAARATASFPGAFPPFTMRELDRVLTRRHRAWPTRDAFLGRALPRHASRGTAEDAVLIDGSVLANAPFAQAIGALRNRPSRREVDRRFVYIDPKPGHRSIRLNKEGEQQDAPTGADTPLPGFFRTIFGALSDIPREQPIRDNLEAIDRHSARIRRMRRILDALRPGIEAEVESAIGKMLFLDRPTPARLSAWRAKAQQRAASAAGFAYPAYGHLKLSGIVESLCALLFRLSGEDSAMMRESYRQAIWADIRKNGADQLSAESGSASAPVAFFRAHDLAFRIRRLRYLARRLADTLELEAQSDDPAVQGMHDAIYGALTLYAECEDSDFYGGEVATAAGMVATDAAAALVAVAQARGLKARDEAADRMLADAFAALPKAGRRTMLLAYLGFPFTDIATLPLLQGDTLDEYDPVKVDRISPEDCTAIRSGGASATLKGIEFNNFGAFFSRVYRENDYLWGRLHGAERLLDIVISAMPAASRLSPDALADYRRAAFLAILDEEESRLPHVADLIAKLREEIG, from the coding sequence ATGAAGGAGCGGGAATTGCGGCTTGCGCTGGTCTGCTATGGCGGCATCAGCCTGGCGATCTACATGCATGGCATCACCAAGGAAGTGTGGCATCTGGCCCGCGCCAGCCGCGCCTTTCATGAGGGCGCGTCGCCCGGCAACGGCAGCGAGTCGGTGTATCACCGGCTGCTGGCGGCGATGGAGGCGGCGAGCGGCGTGCGGCTGCGCGTCATGCCGGACATCATCGCGGGGGCCAGCGCCGGCGGGATCAACGGCATTTTCCTGGCGCAGGCGATCGAGACGGGCCAGTCGCTGGAGCCGCTGACGACCATGTGGCTGGACAATGCCGATGTCGATCGGCTGCTGGACCCCGATGCACGCCCGGCCCGCGCCATGACCAAATTCTGGGCAACGCCGCTGGTGTGGATGGCGGCGCGGCGACCGGGCGATGCGGTGGAGCGCACCGTCGCGCCCGATACGCGCGAAGAGGTGCGGATGAAACTCTCTCGCTTCATCCGGTCGCGCTGGTTCGAGCCGCCCTTTGGCGGGGAGATATTCTCCACCATGTTGATCGACGCGTTCGACGCCATGGCCGCGACGGGGAACGGCCCGGCGCTGCTGCCCGACGGCCATCCGCTCGACCTGTTCGTGACCGTTACCGATTTCGAGGGCCACCCGCAGAGTCTGAACCTCAATAGTCCAGCGCAGGTGATCGAGACGGAGCATCGGCTGTCGATCGGCTTCAAGGCGCGCGGACGGGGGCAGCGGCCGTTCGCTGATCCGGCCGAACTGGTGTTCGCCGCGCGGGCGACCGCCAGCTTCCCCGGCGCATTCCCGCCCTTCACCATGCGTGAACTGGACCGGGTGTTGACGCGCCGCCATCGCGCCTGGCCGACACGTGACGCCTTTCTGGGCCGCGCCCTGCCCCGCCATGCGTCCCGCGGGACGGCGGAGGACGCCGTGCTGATCGACGGATCAGTGCTGGCCAACGCCCCCTTCGCGCAGGCGATCGGCGCGCTGCGCAACCGGCCGTCTCGACGCGAGGTCGATCGGCGCTTCGTCTATATCGATCCCAAGCCGGGGCATCGCTCCATCCGCCTGAACAAGGAAGGCGAGCAACAGGATGCGCCAACCGGGGCGGACACGCCGCTGCCCGGCTTTTTCCGCACCATTTTCGGCGCGCTGTCGGACATTCCGCGCGAACAGCCGATCCGCGACAATCTGGAGGCGATCGACCGCCACTCCGCGCGCATCCGGCGGATGCGGCGGATATTGGACGCGCTGCGCCCCGGCATCGAGGCGGAGGTGGAAAGCGCGATCGGCAAGATGCTGTTCCTGGACCGGCCGACGCCCGCGCGCCTCTCCGCCTGGCGCGCGAAGGCACAGCAGCGGGCGGCGAGCGCGGCGGGCTTCGCCTATCCCGCCTATGGGCATCTCAAACTGTCGGGCATCGTCGAATCACTCTGCGCGCTGCTGTTCCGCCTGAGCGGCGAGGACAGCGCAATGATGCGCGAAAGCTATCGCCAGGCGATCTGGGCTGATATCCGCAAGAACGGCGCGGATCAGTTGAGCGCGGAAAGCGGATCGGCCTCCGCCCCGGTCGCTTTCTTCCGCGCCCATGACCTGGCCTTTCGCATCCGTCGCCTGCGCTACCTGGCGCGGCGGCTGGCCGATACGCTGGAGTTGGAGGCGCAGTCCGACGATCCCGCGGTGCAGGGGATGCATGACGCCATCTATGGCGCGTTGACGCTCTATGCCGAATGTGAGGATAGCGACTTCTATGGGGGAGAGGTCGCGACGGCGGCCGGGATGGTCGCGACCGATGCGGCCGCGGCACTGGTGGCGGTGGCGCAGGCGCGGGGGCTGAAGGCGCGGGATGAAGCGGCGGACCGGATGCTGGCGGACGCCTTCGCCGCGCTGCCCAAAGCGGGGCGGCGGACCATGCTGCTCGCCTATCTGGGCTTTCCCTTCACCGATATCGCCACACTACCGTTGCTCCAGGGTGACACTCTGGATGAATATGATCCGGTCAAGGTCGATCGGATTTCGCCCGAAGATTGCACAGCCATCCGTAGCGGCGGCGCGAGCGCCACGCTCAAGGGCATTGAATTCAACAACTTCGGCGCCTTCTTTAGCAGGGTCTATCGCGAGAACGACTATCTGTGGGGCCGGTTGCACGGCGCCGAGCGGCTTCTGGACATCGTGATTTCGGCAATGCCCGCAGCAAGCCGTCTTTCGCCTGACGCACTGGCGGACTATAGGCGGGCGGCTTTTCTGGCGATCCTGGACGAGGAAGAGTCGCGGCTGCCCCATGTGGCCGATTTGATCGCCAAATTGCGGGAGGAGATCGGGTGA